Proteins encoded within one genomic window of Vanrija pseudolonga chromosome 3, complete sequence:
- the GLX3_0 gene encoding Glyoxalase 3 produces the protein MPLPQRAIIALTSQHTPLYKPDGNETGAFITEALDAFKAFTGAGFEVVFASESGDYTPDWLSLQPEVLSDADREVYEDTESPFRSALDNLYAAADLSAPDGFGILFASGGHAALTDLPDAKGLQALASGIYSAGGVLAAVSHGGVLFTGVKANGKPVTAGKKVTGFTDAGEAEEGVLDVIKTWDRPTAEQSLKAQGAEFVAPPSGRKSDAFIQVDGRVVTGANYASAGPVAEAAIKVFKGL, from the coding sequence ATGCCCCTCCCTCAGCGCGCAATCATCGCCCTCACGTCGCAGCACACGCCGCTGTACAAGCCGGACGGCAACGAAACAGGCGCGTTCATCACCGAGGCGCTGGACGCGTTCAAGGCCTTCACTGGCGCTGGGTTCGAAGTCGTCTTTGCGTCCGAGAGCGGCGACTACACGCCCGACTGGCTCTCCCTGCAGCCTGAAGTGCTCAGCGACGCCGATCGCGAGGTGTACGAGGACACTGAGAGCCCGTTCCGCTCTGCCCTCGACAACCtgtacgccgcggccgacctgTCCGCGCCGGACGGCTTCGGCATCCTCTTCGCTTCGGGCGGACACGCCGCCTTGACCGACCTGCCTGATGCCAAAGGCCTgcaggcgctcgcgagcgGCATTTactccgccggcggcgtgctcgcggccgtgtcgcacggcggcgtgctcttCACCGGCGTCAAGGCGAATGGCAAGCCTGTCACCGCCGGCAAGAAGGTGACCGGCTTCAcggacgccggcgaggccgaggagggcgtgcTGGACGTCATCAAGACGTGGGACCGGCCCACGGCCGAGCAGAGCCTCAAGGCCCAGGGCGCAGAGTTTGTCGCCCCGCCCAGCGGGCGCAAGAGCGACGCGTTCATCCAGGTCGACGGGCGGGTCGTCACGGGTGCCAACTATGCGTCTGCtggccccgtcgccgaggccgcgatCAAGGTGTTCAAGGGGCTGTAG
- the fahd2 gene encoding Fumarylacetoacetate hydrolase domain-containing protein 2, giving the protein MLPTLRVMSSYARLIRFLPAGASKPLIGEPVDAGLDVGIATYEGKPVEVNVLSGSSVLSPGERTGATATVGKLLSPLAAEEVGTIRCIGLNYVDHAKEANLPIPSVPTVFYKPATALADPFPAPTVIPKSFVADNAADYEAEFVVVIGKTAKNVSEANAWDYVAGYTAANDVSSREAQFATSQWSYSKSFDGACPVGPAFVPASQVKDVTQLEIRGELNGKVVQKSKLDDLIFGVPRIVSHLSQGTTLLPGTIIVTGTPAGVGWAAQPRTLLHDGDEFRVFLSGGVGTLINKIVEEK; this is encoded by the exons ATGCTCCCCACCCTGCGCGTAATGTCCTCGTATGCCCGCCTGATCCGCTTcctgcctgctggcgcgagcaAGCCGCTCATCGGCGAGccggtcgacgccggcctcgacgtcggcatcGCGACCTACGAGGGCAAGCCGGTCGAGGTCAACGTCTTGTCCGGCAGCAGTGTGCTGTCGCCTGGCGAGCGGACCGGCGCGACTGCGACGGTTGGCAAGCTGCTTTCCCCTCTCGCcgcggaggaggtcggcaCGATCCGCTGCATCGGCTTGAAC TACGTCGACCACGCAAAGGAGGCCAACCTGCCCATTCCCTCCGTCCCGACGGTCTTCTACAAGCCCGCTacggcgctcgcggaccccttccccgcgccgaccgtcATCCCGAAGTCCttcgtcgccgacaacgcAGCCGACTACGAGGCCGAGTTTGTCGTCGTGATCGGCAAGACGGCGAAGAACGTGTCCGAGGCCAACGCGTGGGACTATGTGGCCGGCTACACGGCCGCCAACGACGTGTCGTCCCGCGAGGCCCAGTTCGCGACCTCGCAGTGGAGCTACTCTAAGAGCTTTGACGGCGCCTGCCCGGTCGGCCCGGCCTTCGTCCCCGCTTCCCAGGTCAAGGACGTCACGCAGCTTGAGATCCGCGGAGAGCTCAATGGAAAGGTCGTGCAGAAGAGCAAACTTGA CGACCTCATCTTCGGCGTCCCCCGCATCGTGTCTCACCTCTCGCAGGGCACGACCCTGCTGCCCGGCACCATCATCGTGACTGG AAcccccgccggcgtcggatgggccgcgcagccgcgtaccctcctccacgacggcgacgagttCCGCGTCTTCCTCTCTGGCGGTGTTGGGACGCTCATCAAcaagattgtcgaggagAAGTAG